The Virgibacillus dokdonensis genome includes a window with the following:
- a CDS encoding hexose kinase: MILTITLNPSVDIQYRLSEFNIDTVNRVTDVRKTAGGKGLNVARVIRQLDEKVSATGFLGGSLGDFINSELKRLNIENGFMPVVGDTRNCIAMIHNGKQTEILEDGPVIQQEEASQFLRQFREQAKQANWITISGSLPKGLQENYYEQMLAIANEVGIPVLLDTKGDLLARSLQGDTVPYLIKPNQDELADLLGEGKLDIEDVKVAVQSALFDGVDWVVITMGEQGAVVKHKDKVYRVHSPKINAANPVGSGDSVIAGFATGLARQLSGEKLIRFGLAMGVLNAMEEQTGYVDITKVAWCTEQMKVEEWV; encoded by the coding sequence TTGATTTTGACGATTACCTTAAATCCGTCCGTAGATATTCAATATCGCTTATCAGAATTTAACATAGATACAGTAAATCGCGTTACGGATGTTAGAAAAACAGCTGGTGGAAAAGGACTCAATGTAGCAAGGGTTATTCGTCAGCTTGATGAGAAGGTTAGTGCTACAGGTTTTCTTGGTGGTAGTTTAGGAGATTTTATTAACAGCGAATTAAAACGATTAAATATTGAAAATGGCTTTATGCCAGTTGTTGGAGATACGAGAAACTGTATTGCAATGATTCATAATGGAAAACAAACGGAAATATTAGAGGATGGCCCAGTTATTCAGCAAGAAGAAGCTAGTCAATTTTTACGTCAATTTCGTGAGCAAGCGAAACAAGCAAATTGGATAACCATTTCTGGTAGTCTACCAAAAGGGTTACAGGAAAATTACTATGAGCAAATGTTGGCTATCGCAAATGAAGTTGGCATTCCGGTGTTATTGGATACCAAAGGTGATTTATTAGCACGTTCGTTGCAAGGGGATACAGTCCCTTATTTGATTAAGCCAAACCAAGATGAGCTAGCTGACCTGCTTGGAGAAGGAAAGCTAGATATAGAAGATGTGAAAGTAGCTGTTCAGTCAGCATTATTTGATGGAGTTGACTGGGTTGTTATTACGATGGGAGAACAAGGAGCGGTTGTAAAACATAAAGATAAGGTATATCGCGTACATTCTCCGAAAATTAATGCTGCTAATCCAGTTGGTTCCGGTGATTCTGTCATTGCCGGCTTTGCCACCGGATTAGCTAGACAACTTTCAGGTGAAAAACTGATCAGATTCGGTTTAGCTATGGGTGTATTAAACGCAATGGAAGAGCAGACAGGATATGTTGATATAACGAAAGTTGCTTGGTGCACAGAGCAGATGAAAGTAGAGGAATGGGTTTAA
- a CDS encoding BCCT family transporter, whose amino-acid sequence MWKRNIVLWISLALSSLFVVVGVVFNQWLGEKAAIFLDFAVTYFNWFYLLVGSLFVFICVFLIFSKYGNIRLGKDTDKPDFSTTAWISMLFSAGMGVGLVFWGVAEPVKHYLFPPYGEGGTIESANNAMTYTFFHWGLHPWALFGIVALSLAYFHFRKGLPSAISSIFYPIIGDKIHTNIGKTIDVLSVFITAVGISSTFGLSTLQIASGMEARWGIENTFSTQLMIISFATIIFLISSSTGVNRGIRYISSLNVILLFTLMLSVFLIGPTKQILEIFISSTGSYLGNIVPMGLKMEPFDQKANNWIGSWTVFYWAWWTTWAPFVGSFIARISKGRTIKEFVIGVLVVPSLISFVWFSILGGSAIHFIHEFQNTGLADSINADVNAALFAFFNEIPLGPILSVLAIILIFSFFITSADSATFVLGMLSDKGNLNPSNRIKMTWGIISSGSAIVFLLAGGLDAVKTISIVVASPFTIMMLFICYSLIKSLKREFK is encoded by the coding sequence TTGTGGAAACGTAATATTGTTTTATGGATTTCGTTAGCGTTAAGTAGTTTATTTGTAGTTGTAGGTGTTGTATTTAATCAATGGTTAGGAGAAAAAGCGGCAATCTTCTTAGACTTTGCAGTCACTTATTTCAATTGGTTTTATTTGCTTGTTGGATCTCTGTTTGTTTTCATATGCGTTTTTTTAATTTTTTCAAAATACGGAAATATCAGACTTGGAAAAGATACAGATAAACCAGATTTTAGTACTACCGCTTGGATTTCGATGCTTTTTAGTGCGGGAATGGGGGTAGGTCTAGTATTTTGGGGGGTAGCAGAACCAGTAAAACATTATTTATTCCCACCATACGGGGAAGGTGGAACGATAGAATCTGCAAATAATGCAATGACATATACATTCTTTCATTGGGGATTGCACCCTTGGGCCCTCTTTGGAATCGTAGCATTAAGCTTAGCTTATTTCCATTTTCGAAAAGGTTTACCTTCAGCGATCAGCTCTATTTTCTATCCTATTATAGGTGACAAAATTCATACGAACATAGGCAAAACAATCGACGTACTGTCGGTTTTTATTACGGCAGTAGGCATTTCTAGTACGTTTGGTTTAAGTACATTACAAATAGCTAGTGGCATGGAAGCACGATGGGGCATTGAAAATACATTTAGTACGCAGCTGATGATTATTAGTTTTGCAACAATCATTTTTTTAATATCTTCATCGACTGGCGTTAATCGCGGCATCAGATATATTTCTAGCTTAAATGTAATTCTATTATTTACTTTAATGCTTTCTGTTTTTCTCATCGGTCCAACAAAACAAATTTTAGAAATTTTTATTAGCTCTACAGGAAGTTATCTTGGTAACATCGTTCCAATGGGGTTGAAAATGGAACCATTTGATCAAAAAGCAAACAATTGGATCGGCTCATGGACGGTATTTTATTGGGCATGGTGGACAACATGGGCACCGTTTGTTGGTTCATTTATTGCTAGAATTTCTAAAGGGAGAACGATTAAAGAGTTCGTCATTGGTGTGTTAGTCGTTCCGTCTTTAATTTCTTTCGTCTGGTTCTCGATACTCGGTGGAAGTGCCATCCACTTCATTCATGAGTTTCAAAATACTGGCTTAGCAGATAGTATTAATGCTGATGTAAATGCGGCTCTGTTTGCTTTTTTTAACGAAATACCTTTAGGACCTATTTTAAGCGTATTAGCAATTATACTTATCTTTTCATTTTTTATTACTTCTGCTGACTCTGCAACTTTTGTACTTGGCATGCTAAGTGATAAAGGAAATTTAAATCCATCTAATCGAATTAAAATGACATGGGGAATTATTTCTTCTGGATCTGCTATTGTATTTTTATTAGCTGGTGGATTAGATGCCGTAAAAACGATCTCCATTGTAGTAGCTTCACCTTTTACCATTATGATGTTGTTTATTTGTTACAGCCTTATAAAATCATTAAAACGTGAATTTAAATAA
- a CDS encoding PTS sugar transporter subunit IIA: MIGIIITGHGSYPEGMYESIRLIAGDVEGLKIVPFHENQEQLEHDLIVAMAEVEYGSGVVCFADLAGGTPFNISSKIAASKGNVRVIGGTNSPMLLSSLFQREQNLDDFVQHALYEGQTNIKSFEIAKKKKEEDLDGI; encoded by the coding sequence ATGATTGGCATTATAATAACTGGACATGGTTCTTATCCTGAGGGGATGTATGAATCTATTCGTTTGATAGCAGGAGATGTAGAAGGGTTAAAAATAGTTCCTTTTCATGAAAATCAAGAACAATTGGAGCATGATTTAATAGTAGCAATGGCTGAGGTTGAATATGGAAGTGGTGTTGTTTGTTTTGCGGATTTAGCAGGAGGCACACCCTTTAACATAAGTTCTAAAATTGCTGCATCAAAGGGTAATGTAAGGGTAATTGGCGGAACCAATTCACCAATGCTATTAAGCAGTTTATTCCAAAGGGAACAAAACCTAGATGATTTTGTACAACATGCTTTATATGAAGGACAAACAAACATTAAATCGTTTGAAATCGCGAAAAAGAAAAAAGAAGAGGATTTGGACGGCATATAA
- the gatY gene encoding tagatose-bisphosphate aldolase subunit GatY encodes MGYVQNTKEMLIKARNEGYAVPAFNIHNLETIQTVVETAAEMKSPVILAETPGTMKYAGRAYVQAIAEVAAKLHDIPIALHLDHHETYESIVESLELGTKSVMIDGSHHTFEENIAITKKVVEKAHAYGATVEGELGKLVGQEDDLVVEAKDAAYTDPDTVVEFIERTGVDSLAVAIGTGHGLYETEPQLDFKRLEKINDVATVPIVLHGASGISKADVQKCIALGCAKVNISTELKIPFSEGLREHLIEHSNETDPRKYMTPAKEKMKAAVKGKIEICMSAGKA; translated from the coding sequence ATGGGATATGTCCAAAACACAAAAGAAATGCTTATCAAAGCTAGAAACGAAGGATATGCCGTTCCAGCCTTTAATATTCATAATTTAGAAACAATCCAAACAGTTGTAGAAACAGCAGCAGAAATGAAGTCCCCTGTTATTTTGGCAGAGACACCTGGAACGATGAAGTACGCTGGTAGAGCATATGTACAAGCTATTGCAGAAGTAGCAGCCAAGCTCCATGATATTCCAATTGCCTTACACCTTGATCATCATGAAACATATGAATCTATTGTTGAATCTCTTGAATTAGGAACCAAATCGGTGATGATTGATGGTTCGCATCATACATTTGAAGAAAATATTGCTATTACAAAAAAAGTAGTCGAAAAAGCACATGCTTATGGAGCAACAGTAGAAGGAGAATTAGGTAAATTAGTAGGTCAGGAAGATGATCTAGTAGTTGAAGCGAAAGATGCGGCATATACGGACCCAGATACCGTAGTGGAATTTATCGAAAGAACCGGTGTCGATTCTTTAGCAGTAGCAATTGGTACAGGCCATGGCTTGTATGAAACCGAACCTCAACTTGATTTTAAACGGCTTGAAAAAATTAACGATGTAGCGACAGTACCAATCGTTCTCCACGGGGCCTCTGGAATATCAAAAGCAGATGTACAAAAGTGTATTGCTTTAGGATGTGCGAAGGTCAATATTTCTACAGAACTTAAGATTCCGTTTTCAGAAGGGCTTCGTGAGCATTTAATCGAGCACTCAAATGAAACAGATCCAAGGAAGTATATGACGCCTGCTAAAGAAAAAATGAAAGCTGCAGTAAAAGGTAAAATTGAAATTTGTATGAGTGCAGGTAAAGCATAA
- the nagA gene encoding N-acetylglucosamine-6-phosphate deacetylase, with protein sequence MQYYIKADQFLLEDRLEGPGYLSIDHGRFGEWKKSLTTQANIVDWSGYTIAPGLFDTHIHGVNGYDIMDGTKEAVQQISEALLPLGVTRFLPTTLTSSSENLEQSIAAIVEATEEGLSGAQSEGIYLEGPFFTEKHKGAQNPIYFRDPDLEMFTKWQKLAGGSIVKIALAPERKGSKEFITALTEANVKVSLGHSNADYDCCKAAIGAGANTFVHLFNGMAGFHHRNPGVAGSALMAKQAFVELICDGHHVHPDVAAFTWRVKGDRTVLITDCMRAGLMPDGSYQLGEFPVVMRNGIARTETGSLAGSTLILKDAIKNLSQWSDRTWGEAWHLASLSPAHSLGREQELGSIRPGKYADYVVIDEQYHIQATVISGEIKYQKNNEK encoded by the coding sequence ATGCAATATTATATAAAGGCAGATCAATTTTTATTAGAAGATAGGTTGGAAGGTCCAGGTTATCTTTCCATTGATCATGGACGTTTTGGCGAATGGAAGAAAAGCCTTACTACACAAGCTAATATCGTGGATTGGAGCGGTTATACCATCGCTCCTGGGTTATTTGATACACATATTCATGGTGTCAATGGCTATGACATTATGGATGGGACAAAAGAAGCTGTGCAGCAAATTTCAGAAGCTTTGTTGCCGCTTGGGGTAACGCGGTTTCTACCAACGACATTAACGTCCTCTTCCGAAAACTTGGAACAATCTATAGCAGCGATTGTGGAGGCGACGGAGGAAGGGCTGTCTGGAGCGCAGTCAGAGGGGATTTATTTAGAAGGACCTTTTTTTACAGAAAAGCATAAAGGGGCTCAAAACCCTATTTATTTTCGTGATCCTGACTTAGAAATGTTTACAAAATGGCAAAAGCTTGCGGGTGGTTCTATCGTGAAAATTGCGCTAGCACCAGAACGGAAAGGATCTAAAGAATTTATTACTGCATTAACGGAAGCAAATGTAAAAGTAAGCCTTGGTCACAGCAATGCAGATTATGATTGCTGTAAAGCTGCTATTGGAGCAGGAGCAAATACATTTGTTCATTTATTTAACGGGATGGCTGGTTTTCATCACCGGAATCCGGGAGTAGCTGGATCAGCCTTAATGGCTAAACAAGCGTTTGTTGAATTAATTTGTGATGGGCATCATGTACATCCTGATGTCGCAGCTTTTACTTGGCGAGTGAAAGGCGATCGTACTGTTCTAATTACGGACTGCATGCGTGCAGGGCTTATGCCAGATGGAAGTTATCAGTTAGGCGAATTCCCTGTTGTAATGCGAAATGGGATTGCGCGGACAGAAACCGGTTCTTTAGCTGGAAGTACGTTAATTCTAAAGGATGCGATTAAAAACTTGAGTCAATGGTCTGATCGCACATGGGGTGAAGCTTGGCATTTAGCTAGTCTAAGTCCCGCTCATAGCTTAGGTCGTGAACAGGAACTAGGAAGCATACGTCCAGGAAAATATGCCGATTATGTCGTCATAGATGAGCAGTACCATATTCAAGCTACTGTCATTAGTGGCGAAATTAAATATCAAAAAAACAACGAGAAGTGA